In a genomic window of Methanorbis rubei:
- a CDS encoding radical SAM/SPASM domain-containing protein — protein METETSINILSVLIGNPLSRRIIAGMSGECEECGGNRLEIALEQYLGLRDDACPKCRRASREAAFIIKTGARKFGVTEGDMKKTFQDAYWRRGLVSVMKGIAEFGVRRPFVPGAPFQVVWDVTHRCNLRCQHCYASAGKVLDDELTTAEALDLIDRLARLGVAVIAFSGGEPLSRPDILDLIRHARKKGMYVALATNGTLITEARAKELRDAGAEYVQISIDGADARTHDEFRGISGAFDRTIAGVRNAVDAGFFVNISTTATKSNYDQIPSIIDLCEELGVNWVMAYNFVPTGRGQDMIDTDLSPYEREDMLQMLFERNKNSKCQVLTTAPQFARVALQQSCAGGAVMVPTHFCNQEVDGALFGLTEFVGGCGAGRFYMAIRANGDIDPCVFFPKSIGNVRTANLEELWKHDPLLTDLRNKDKVEGGCGSCEYRYHCGGCRARAYGYFGNHLAPDPGCVNNMEYYTALRVMQTLPVSDLPVNRG, from the coding sequence ATGGAAACCGAGACCAGCATCAATATCCTGAGTGTGTTGATCGGTAATCCTCTGTCGAGGAGAATAATTGCCGGAATGAGTGGCGAGTGCGAGGAGTGCGGCGGCAACCGCCTAGAGATTGCGCTTGAGCAGTATCTTGGTCTGCGGGATGATGCCTGCCCGAAGTGCCGCAGGGCTTCCCGCGAGGCTGCGTTTATTATCAAGACCGGAGCGAGAAAGTTTGGCGTGACCGAAGGCGATATGAAAAAGACCTTTCAGGATGCTTACTGGCGCAGGGGTCTTGTGTCGGTGATGAAAGGCATTGCCGAGTTCGGCGTCCGCCGCCCGTTTGTTCCGGGAGCGCCGTTTCAGGTTGTGTGGGATGTAACTCATCGCTGTAATCTCCGATGCCAACACTGTTATGCGTCCGCCGGAAAAGTGCTTGACGATGAACTGACGACAGCTGAGGCGCTGGATCTGATTGATCGGCTGGCACGGCTCGGTGTTGCGGTGATCGCATTCTCCGGCGGCGAACCGCTGTCACGCCCTGATATTTTGGATCTGATTCGCCATGCACGCAAGAAAGGAATGTATGTTGCCCTGGCAACGAACGGTACGCTGATTACCGAGGCCCGAGCAAAGGAGCTGCGGGACGCGGGGGCCGAGTATGTGCAAATCAGTATTGACGGTGCGGATGCACGAACCCATGATGAGTTCCGCGGAATTTCCGGCGCGTTTGACCGAACTATTGCCGGTGTTCGGAACGCGGTTGATGCAGGATTTTTTGTCAATATTTCCACGACCGCAACGAAGTCCAACTATGATCAGATTCCAAGCATTATCGATCTCTGTGAGGAGCTTGGCGTGAACTGGGTGATGGCCTATAATTTTGTGCCGACCGGCCGCGGTCAGGATATGATTGATACGGATCTGAGCCCGTATGAACGCGAGGATATGCTGCAGATGCTGTTTGAGCGAAACAAAAATTCAAAGTGTCAGGTGCTGACAACCGCTCCGCAGTTTGCCCGCGTCGCACTTCAGCAGTCCTGTGCCGGAGGGGCAGTTATGGTTCCGACGCACTTCTGCAATCAGGAGGTTGACGGTGCTCTGTTCGGGCTGACCGAGTTTGTGGGCGGCTGCGGTGCAGGAAGATTCTATATGGCGATTCGTGCGAACGGGGATATTGATCCTTGTGTATTTTTCCCGAAATCGATTGGAAATGTGCGGACCGCGAACTTGGAGGAGCTCTGGAAGCATGACCCGCTGCTTACTGATCTGCGAAACAAGGATAAGGTTGAGGGCGGCTGCGGTTCCTGCGAGTACCGGTATCACTGTGGCGGGTGCCGTGCCCGTGCTTACGGTTACTTCGGCAACCATCTCGCCCCGGATCCGGGCTGTGTGAACAATATGGAGTATTATACTGCTTTGCGGGTGATGCAGACGCTGCCTGTGTCGGATTTGCCGGTAAACCGCGGGTGA
- a CDS encoding cobyrinate a,c-diamide synthase, with translation MTTIPRIVIAGTHSGCGKTTTASGIMAALTARGLVVQPFKVGPDFIDPSHHTVVCGRESRNLDPFMIGEEGVRDCFVQACEGADIAVIEGVMGLYDGVDGSDCSSTAHVARLLDAQIILVVDVKGMSRSAAALVKGYAEYDPKLKFAGVIMTKGGSDRHRTMATTHITLPLLGWMPRSDALLVESRHLGLVMGEEDARMRFVGDFVEERCNLDAILAAAEETSEISSQVQKFSRKDANIKVAVAMDAAFCFYYRDNFDYLRAAGAELSFFSPVSDALPEADAYYFGGGYPELYAEALSRSRCRNDLVRAADAGKPIFGECGGLMWLSRSITTADGAVHKMAGLIDADAVMEKRFVALNYVVGKTVAGSAVFPSDMSFRGHEFHYSRTIPDADVRYLFALERGAGIDGRGNDGAVAGTTVAGYTHMYFGRDGAEAFCRMRF, from the coding sequence ATGACCACGATTCCAAGAATTGTGATTGCCGGAACGCACAGCGGATGCGGGAAGACGACGACGGCGTCAGGCATTATGGCAGCGCTCACTGCCCGCGGTCTGGTGGTGCAGCCGTTCAAGGTCGGACCGGATTTCATTGATCCTTCGCATCACACGGTTGTCTGCGGCCGCGAGTCGCGGAATCTTGATCCGTTTATGATTGGAGAGGAGGGAGTCCGTGACTGTTTTGTGCAGGCATGCGAGGGAGCAGACATTGCGGTTATTGAAGGAGTGATGGGGCTGTATGACGGTGTGGACGGGTCAGATTGTTCGAGCACGGCGCATGTGGCGCGGCTGCTTGATGCACAAATAATTCTGGTTGTTGATGTGAAGGGGATGTCACGCAGTGCTGCGGCATTGGTAAAGGGCTACGCTGAGTATGATCCAAAACTGAAATTTGCCGGCGTGATTATGACGAAGGGAGGGTCTGACCGGCATCGTACTATGGCGACGACTCATATCACGCTGCCGCTGCTTGGATGGATGCCGAGGTCGGATGCTCTTCTGGTGGAGAGCCGACATCTTGGTCTGGTGATGGGAGAGGAGGATGCCCGCATGAGATTTGTCGGAGATTTTGTGGAGGAGCGCTGTAATCTTGATGCGATTCTTGCGGCGGCAGAGGAGACGAGCGAGATCTCTTCGCAGGTTCAGAAATTCAGCCGCAAAGACGCGAACATCAAGGTGGCTGTGGCCATGGATGCGGCGTTCTGTTTTTACTACCGCGACAACTTCGATTATCTGCGAGCCGCTGGAGCTGAGCTGAGCTTTTTTTCGCCAGTCAGTGATGCGCTGCCGGAAGCTGATGCGTATTATTTTGGCGGCGGGTATCCTGAGCTTTATGCCGAGGCACTGTCTCGTTCACGGTGCAGAAACGATCTTGTGCGGGCGGCTGATGCAGGCAAACCGATCTTTGGTGAGTGCGGCGGTTTGATGTGGCTGTCCCGTAGTATTACAACAGCGGACGGAGCAGTTCACAAAATGGCAGGGCTGATTGATGCGGACGCGGTGATGGAGAAACGGTTTGTTGCCCTGAACTATGTGGTCGGGAAAACGGTTGCAGGTTCAGCGGTCTTTCCTTCGGATATGTCGTTCCGCGGCCATGAGTTCCATTACTCGCGAACCATACCGGATGCGGACGTGCGGTATCTGTTTGCTCTTGAACGGGGAGCAGGTATTGACGGGCGCGGAAACGACGGGGCGGTAGCGGGAACGACGGTTGCCGGCTACACGCATATGTACTTCGGGAGAGATGGGGCTGAGGCGTTCTGCCGGATGAGATTTTGA
- a CDS encoding energy-coupling factor ABC transporter permease produces the protein MHIMEGFLPGPWWQIWTIVAAICVVAGIAAFTKLVRQRPETLPLLGLAGAFVFILSSLKIPSLGSSSHPTGTGFGAVLFGPAITSVFCTVVLVFQALFLAHGGLTTLGANIVAMGVIGPLAACLIFRVGHLITPAFSVRGFTITMFSAAAAADLATYAMTSLQLALAYPAADGGILATFLLYIGIFGITQIPLAVVEGIAIVLLMRLVITVKPEIFVSLGILSRTETKTLGGVCDAETALPNSRKWVWVGILVVLITAVLAFSFAVYGAQPGTDDIVAGTLEGTGVVPWFEAGSLFSEEMHGWLFALQAALGTVIVIACLYWLRYRTNCGKGRCGEQKHTIFDEHILDDAAMASPLRHVPAWLKLVLCITAIIIAVTSPLPYVPLFIAAVMIAASFLLAKVSLHLYSSLLMIPVAFAGTGALVILFITGGGETLVDLFTIGPLHLSITTNSVALAVLVLSRTFAGMCCLYFLALTTPMTSLFEVLKSLRFPQEFVDLAMLIYRYIFVFIGEAISIHNAQVMRGGYGSFRNWISSFSMLASMLFIRTWDRGESIFLSMDSRCYDGCMVLPEEESRATPASVFAVTVFLAAAFLLLIFEWRFV, from the coding sequence ATGCATATCATGGAAGGTTTTCTTCCCGGGCCTTGGTGGCAAATCTGGACTATAGTTGCCGCAATCTGCGTCGTTGCAGGCATCGCCGCCTTCACGAAGCTTGTACGGCAGCGTCCCGAAACTCTTCCTCTTCTCGGACTCGCCGGTGCATTTGTGTTTATACTCTCATCACTTAAAATACCATCCCTGGGATCGTCCTCCCACCCGACCGGCACCGGATTTGGCGCAGTATTGTTCGGGCCTGCGATCACCTCTGTCTTTTGTACGGTCGTTCTCGTGTTTCAGGCACTCTTTCTTGCGCACGGAGGTCTCACGACGCTTGGCGCAAACATTGTTGCGATGGGAGTCATTGGACCGCTCGCCGCCTGCCTGATATTCCGGGTCGGCCACTTGATCACTCCTGCATTTTCGGTGCGTGGTTTTACCATAACCATGTTCTCTGCCGCGGCTGCCGCAGACCTCGCAACGTACGCGATGACTTCGCTACAGCTTGCTCTTGCCTACCCTGCCGCAGACGGAGGCATTCTCGCAACATTTCTCCTCTATATTGGAATATTCGGCATCACCCAGATTCCGCTCGCCGTAGTCGAAGGAATTGCCATCGTGCTTCTGATGCGGCTGGTCATCACCGTAAAGCCGGAAATTTTCGTGAGCCTTGGCATTCTTTCCCGCACGGAAACCAAAACTCTCGGCGGCGTCTGTGATGCCGAGACCGCACTGCCCAACTCCCGCAAATGGGTGTGGGTCGGCATTCTTGTTGTTCTGATTACAGCAGTTCTCGCATTCTCGTTTGCGGTGTATGGAGCCCAGCCCGGAACCGATGACATCGTTGCCGGCACACTTGAAGGAACCGGTGTTGTTCCCTGGTTTGAAGCAGGCAGTCTGTTCTCTGAAGAGATGCACGGCTGGCTGTTTGCTTTGCAGGCAGCTCTTGGAACTGTGATTGTGATCGCATGCCTGTACTGGTTGCGCTACCGGACCAACTGCGGCAAAGGAAGATGCGGCGAGCAGAAACACACCATCTTCGATGAACACATTCTTGACGATGCGGCAATGGCAAGCCCGCTGCGGCATGTTCCCGCATGGCTGAAGCTGGTGCTGTGCATCACGGCGATTATCATCGCCGTGACGTCACCGCTGCCGTATGTTCCGCTGTTTATTGCCGCGGTAATGATCGCCGCATCCTTCCTGCTTGCGAAGGTAAGTCTGCACCTCTACTCCTCTCTTCTGATGATTCCGGTTGCATTCGCCGGCACCGGAGCTCTGGTGATTCTTTTCATCACCGGCGGCGGTGAGACGCTGGTGGATCTTTTCACGATCGGTCCCCTGCATCTTTCGATCACCACCAACTCTGTTGCACTTGCGGTTCTCGTGCTGTCGCGAACGTTTGCCGGTATGTGCTGTCTCTACTTCCTGGCGCTCACAACACCGATGACCTCGCTGTTTGAGGTTCTGAAGAGTCTGCGGTTCCCGCAGGAGTTTGTGGATCTGGCGATGCTGATTTACCGGTACATCTTTGTGTTTATCGGAGAAGCCATCAGCATCCACAATGCGCAGGTGATGCGTGGCGGGTATGGTTCGTTCAGGAACTGGATCAGTTCGTTTTCGATGCTTGCCTCGATGCTGTTTATCAGAACCTGGGATCGCGGCGAGTCGATATTTTTGTCGATGGACTCCCGCTGTTATGACGGGTGTATGGTGCTGCCTGAGGAAGAGAGCCGTGCGACGCCCGCGTCCGTGTTCGCGGTCACGGTGTTTTTAGCTGCGGCGTTTCTGCTGTTGATCTTTGAATGGAGGTTTGTATGA
- a CDS encoding energy-coupling factor ABC transporter ATP-binding protein, whose protein sequence is MSDYVLEFDDVWYSYPARPPSLSGISFSVERGKKVAVVGPNGAGKTTLLLMCNGTLVPEKGSVRIDGAEVEYDRAALRRVRTAVGLVFQNSDAQVFAPSVYADVAFGPANLRLPEDEIKTRVSDALFAVGLAGYERRAPHHLSGGEKKRVAIAGILAMKPEILVADEPTASLDPATAAEIMDLLDELHEDGTTILLSTHDVELAYRWADEVILLGGGELLHQGTPAAVFTDRELMRSARLTPPVLLDLYMELSRRSLVGADVPPKGIPEMTQLIEGVPPKERKFGTVFVADTDVLTKEGLDTLCVEHSSCRTGAMGTRAKRFCHDAGHSPDYTYGVVDKCLLAAMTGEDTLILTCGGMLDRVELRARLFAEESGISVPVVRV, encoded by the coding sequence ATGAGCGATTATGTTTTAGAGTTTGATGATGTGTGGTACTCGTACCCTGCCCGACCCCCGTCGCTTTCGGGGATTTCGTTTTCGGTTGAACGCGGTAAGAAGGTGGCTGTTGTCGGCCCGAACGGGGCCGGCAAGACGACGCTTCTTCTGATGTGCAACGGGACGCTTGTGCCGGAAAAAGGGTCTGTGCGAATCGACGGAGCTGAGGTCGAGTATGACCGTGCGGCTCTCCGGCGTGTCAGGACAGCGGTCGGGTTGGTGTTTCAGAACTCGGATGCGCAGGTGTTTGCGCCGAGTGTGTATGCGGATGTGGCGTTCGGGCCGGCGAATCTGCGGCTGCCTGAAGATGAGATCAAGACGCGGGTTTCTGATGCGCTGTTTGCGGTGGGTCTCGCCGGCTATGAGCGGCGTGCGCCGCATCATCTGTCAGGCGGGGAGAAAAAACGTGTGGCGATTGCAGGAATTTTGGCGATGAAGCCGGAGATTTTGGTGGCTGATGAGCCGACGGCGTCGCTGGATCCTGCTACTGCAGCTGAGATCATGGATCTTTTGGATGAGCTGCATGAGGATGGAACAACGATTCTGTTGTCCACACATGATGTGGAGCTTGCGTACCGCTGGGCTGATGAGGTGATTTTGCTGGGCGGTGGAGAGCTGCTGCATCAGGGAACGCCTGCTGCGGTGTTTACGGACCGCGAACTGATGCGCTCTGCCCGACTGACGCCGCCGGTTCTGCTGGATTTGTATATGGAGCTTTCCCGCAGGAGTCTGGTGGGTGCTGATGTGCCACCGAAGGGAATTCCTGAGATGACGCAGCTGATTGAGGGAGTTCCGCCGAAAGAGCGAAAGTTCGGCACGGTGTTTGTTGCAGATACTGATGTTCTCACGAAAGAAGGGCTTGATACGCTGTGTGTTGAGCATTCTTCCTGCCGCACGGGAGCGATGGGGACGCGGGCAAAGCGTTTCTGTCATGATGCGGGTCATTCACCGGATTATACCTATGGTGTTGTGGATAAGTGCCTGCTTGCGGCGATGACCGGCGAAGATACGCTGATTCTGACCTGCGGAGGAATGCTGGACCGCGTGGAGCTGCGGGCACGGCTGTTTGCTGAGGAGAGCGGGATTTCTGTTCCGGTCGTGCGGGTGTAA
- the argF gene encoding ornithine carbamoyltransferase, with product MKKDFLSITDLSREEYDDILTLAARLKRQRYAGVPHPLLAGKTLAMIFEKASTRTRISFDVGMYDLGGYALYLNSRDTQLGRGETIADTARVMSRYVHGVIMRTFQHETITEFAKYSSVPVINALSDKEHPCQIMADSLTLKEKFGDLQDLKIAWIGDGNNVCNSLIMASVQTGMEIAVATPKGYEPDPQAVQFARDNGGKIVTYDDPTKAVADAHAIYTDTWISMGEEDIKDMKLKDFNGFCLDMPLLKRAAPDAIVLHCLPAHRGEEITDEVLDSMQSGVWDQAENRLHAQKAVLVRLMGQNI from the coding sequence ATGAAGAAGGATTTTTTATCGATCACAGACCTCTCCCGCGAAGAGTATGATGATATTCTGACGCTTGCAGCCAGGCTGAAGCGCCAGCGGTATGCAGGTGTTCCTCACCCGCTGCTTGCAGGAAAGACGCTGGCGATGATCTTTGAGAAGGCATCAACCAGAACACGAATTTCGTTTGATGTGGGTATGTATGATCTCGGCGGATACGCGCTGTACCTGAACTCGCGGGACACGCAGCTTGGACGCGGTGAAACGATTGCAGATACCGCGCGGGTGATGTCGCGGTATGTGCACGGGGTAATCATGCGGACGTTTCAACATGAGACGATTACGGAGTTTGCGAAGTATTCGTCGGTTCCTGTTATCAATGCGCTTTCCGACAAGGAGCATCCCTGCCAGATTATGGCGGACTCACTGACGCTGAAGGAGAAGTTCGGGGATCTTCAGGATCTGAAGATCGCATGGATTGGTGACGGAAACAATGTCTGCAACTCGCTGATTATGGCGTCGGTTCAGACCGGTATGGAGATTGCCGTGGCAACGCCAAAAGGGTACGAGCCTGATCCACAGGCTGTGCAGTTTGCACGCGATAATGGTGGTAAAATTGTTACCTATGATGATCCAACCAAAGCGGTTGCTGATGCGCACGCGATTTATACGGATACCTGGATCTCGATGGGCGAGGAGGATATCAAGGATATGAAGCTGAAGGATTTCAACGGGTTCTGCCTTGATATGCCGCTCCTGAAGCGGGCTGCACCTGATGCAATTGTGCTCCATTGCCTTCCGGCCCACCGCGGTGAGGAGATTACGGATGAGGTGCTTGATTCGATGCAGAGCGGTGTGTGGGATCAGGCGGAAAACCGTCTGCACGCACAGAAGGCAGTTCTTGTGCGGCTGATGGGACAAAATATCTAA
- the purD gene encoding phosphoribosylamine--glycine ligase, which translates to MRILVVGGGGREHAIAAALSKNTNTELYCVMAKKNPGIAKLCREVLIHAETDAEAVVAFAKQHNIRYAVMGPEAPLASGVSDALRAAGIGCVGPSKNAARIETDKGFCRSLMQKHKIDGCPAYELCQTPEEAAEYIRAYPGDLAVKPTGLTGGKGVKVMGEQVDREGAVEYAMTLKNQTIILEERLLGEEFTLMAFVDGKTLVPMPLVQDHKRAFDGDKGPNTGGMGSYTLADHKFPFVTDADYAAAFSIMQATVDALAKEGCPYQGVLYGQFMNTASGPKVIEYNARFGDPEAMNVLTLLESDFVTIAEHIIAGTLSAKDVSFANKATVCKYIVPQDYPDNPHAGDKITVGAHENTILYYANVVEENGVLKTQTSRTMAFVGVGSTLADAEAAAETACRNVSGNVRHRTDVGTEALFAKRIAHMKELRG; encoded by the coding sequence ATGAGAATACTTGTTGTGGGTGGCGGCGGACGGGAACACGCTATTGCTGCTGCACTGTCAAAAAATACGAATACTGAACTCTACTGCGTAATGGCCAAGAAAAATCCAGGGATCGCAAAACTCTGCCGTGAGGTTTTGATCCATGCGGAGACCGACGCCGAAGCAGTCGTAGCATTTGCAAAACAGCACAATATCAGATATGCTGTAATGGGCCCGGAAGCCCCGCTCGCCTCAGGCGTCTCTGACGCGCTGAGAGCTGCCGGCATCGGCTGCGTCGGCCCGTCAAAAAATGCCGCACGCATCGAAACCGATAAAGGATTCTGTCGCAGTCTGATGCAGAAACATAAAATCGACGGATGTCCGGCATACGAACTCTGCCAGACTCCTGAAGAGGCCGCCGAGTACATCAGAGCTTACCCCGGCGACCTCGCCGTAAAACCGACCGGTCTTACCGGCGGCAAAGGCGTGAAAGTCATGGGCGAACAGGTTGACCGCGAAGGAGCGGTCGAGTATGCGATGACCCTCAAAAATCAGACGATCATTCTGGAAGAGCGGCTGCTTGGCGAAGAGTTCACCCTGATGGCATTCGTGGACGGAAAAACTCTCGTTCCGATGCCGCTCGTGCAGGATCACAAACGCGCGTTCGACGGCGACAAAGGCCCCAACACCGGCGGCATGGGTTCCTACACGCTCGCAGACCACAAGTTCCCGTTCGTAACCGATGCAGATTATGCCGCAGCGTTTTCGATCATGCAGGCAACCGTTGACGCGCTCGCCAAGGAGGGATGCCCGTACCAAGGAGTGCTCTACGGCCAGTTCATGAACACAGCATCAGGCCCGAAGGTGATCGAGTACAATGCTCGGTTCGGCGACCCTGAAGCGATGAACGTGCTGACCCTGCTTGAGTCGGACTTTGTAACCATTGCAGAGCACATCATCGCAGGAACGCTCTCGGCAAAGGATGTCTCGTTTGCAAACAAAGCGACGGTCTGCAAGTATATTGTGCCGCAGGATTACCCGGATAACCCGCACGCAGGCGATAAAATCACAGTCGGCGCACATGAGAACACGATTCTCTACTACGCAAATGTGGTTGAAGAGAACGGCGTTCTTAAGACCCAGACCTCGCGAACGATGGCGTTCGTTGGGGTTGGGAGCACACTCGCTGACGCTGAGGCAGCAGCAGAAACTGCATGCAGAAACGTCTCCGGCAACGTCCGTCACCGGACTGATGTTGGAACTGAAGCACTGTTTGCCAAGAGGATCGCACACATGAAGGAGCTGCGTGGATGA
- the pyrE gene encoding orotate phosphoribosyltransferase, whose translation MANPVLDLLIQYKAVEFGDFTLASGAKSTYYVDVKTAIMQPALLGEIAKEVAERYEFEVVAGVAVGGVPLAVAVSLASGKSCAIIRAAAKDHGKSEMVIGDVAGKRVLLIEDVTTSGGSSKYGVDELRKAGAVIDSVVSVVDRDGGAAALLAADGVALHPLVKASELLNR comes from the coding sequence ATGGCAAATCCGGTATTAGATCTGTTAATTCAATACAAAGCCGTGGAATTCGGGGATTTTACTCTGGCATCCGGGGCCAAAAGCACATACTACGTTGATGTAAAAACAGCAATCATGCAGCCAGCACTGCTTGGCGAAATTGCAAAAGAGGTCGCAGAACGCTACGAGTTTGAAGTAGTCGCAGGCGTTGCGGTCGGCGGAGTACCGCTTGCAGTCGCAGTCTCTCTTGCAAGTGGAAAATCATGCGCAATTATTCGTGCCGCAGCAAAAGATCACGGCAAAAGCGAGATGGTAATCGGTGACGTCGCAGGAAAACGCGTCCTGTTAATCGAGGATGTAACCACTTCGGGCGGCAGCTCAAAATATGGAGTTGACGAACTGCGTAAAGCAGGAGCAGTAATCGACTCCGTAGTATCGGTTGTCGACCGCGACGGCGGGGCAGCCGCACTGCTTGCAGCTGATGGCGTCGCCCTGCACCCGCTGGTGAAAGCAAGCGAACTGCTGAATCGCTGA
- a CDS encoding CDP-2,3-bis-(O-geranylgeranyl)-sn-glycerol synthase, which yields MIVETVLAILATFVSAFWIMVPAYVANAGAVPFGGGTPVDFGKNAKDGRRYLGDGKTWRGLIGGICVGVLFGLLQIFLATTFHWDWLPQHTIVTITALATGALLGDMVKSYFKRRSGKGRGEKWPIADMYDLVAGSLVLLAICAWPWVMEYITIWVFIAILIWTPLLHRGANIIGYLIGIKQVPW from the coding sequence ATGATTGTGGAGACGGTTCTTGCAATTTTGGCGACGTTTGTCTCTGCGTTCTGGATTATGGTGCCTGCGTATGTGGCAAATGCCGGGGCAGTGCCGTTTGGCGGCGGCACACCGGTTGACTTTGGGAAAAACGCAAAGGACGGGCGCAGATATCTGGGCGACGGAAAGACGTGGCGCGGGCTTATCGGCGGTATTTGTGTTGGTGTGCTGTTTGGTCTTTTGCAGATTTTTCTCGCAACAACATTTCACTGGGACTGGCTGCCGCAGCACACGATTGTGACGATTACAGCCCTTGCAACCGGAGCGCTTCTGGGAGATATGGTGAAGAGTTACTTCAAGCGCAGATCAGGGAAGGGGCGCGGGGAAAAGTGGCCGATCGCAGATATGTATGATCTTGTTGCAGGATCGCTCGTGCTTCTGGCAATCTGCGCATGGCCCTGGGTGATGGAGTACATCACGATCTGGGTCTTTATTGCAATTCTTATCTGGACGCCTCTGCTGCACCGCGGGGCAAACATTATTGGATACCTGATTGGAATCAAACAGGTTCCCTGGTAA
- the tes gene encoding tetraether lipid synthase Tes, with product MKIIKETKSICPVCGKLLPATVTEEEGAIWIHRTCPEHGETRSLYWSDAAMYYRFDQYDRSGRGVNNPNCDTPGECTQRCGLCAHHKSGTLLANVDVTNRCNLKCEFCFANARACGYIYEPTFEQIISMFKLLRSQEPVPCPAVQLAGGEPTMRDDLADIIRKAKELGFAQIQMASNGVKLAQNPKLAEELRDAGLSTVYLHFDGVTKETNPLLEKTSLPAIENCRKADLGIVLVPTVINGKNDHEVGEIIKFASKNIDVIRGINFQPVAFTGAAKNDDVERERVTVPDLAKRIESQTKGAIKQADFYPVPSMMAVCDLIESYTNQPQIMFCAHPHCGAATYGFVNENDELVPINRFIDVDRFLTEVGSMAEKFKTTGKTGKYLAMASGLNNMRKMVEKEEVDGVKIDMNKMIYDALIKHDYDSIGEFHKNALFIGTMHFMDCFNYDTDRVERCCIHYATPEGRLIPFCTYNSGPVYREQVWKKYSQPMPEKKA from the coding sequence ATGAAAATCATCAAAGAAACAAAAAGCATATGTCCTGTTTGCGGCAAGCTGCTGCCTGCGACCGTTACGGAAGAGGAAGGGGCCATCTGGATCCACCGGACCTGTCCGGAGCACGGGGAAACACGCTCTCTCTACTGGTCAGACGCGGCGATGTACTACCGGTTCGATCAGTATGACCGTTCCGGACGCGGCGTCAACAATCCGAACTGCGATACCCCGGGCGAGTGCACCCAGCGGTGCGGACTCTGCGCTCACCACAAATCAGGAACCCTTCTTGCAAACGTCGACGTCACCAACCGGTGCAATCTGAAATGCGAGTTCTGCTTTGCAAACGCACGCGCCTGCGGATATATATATGAGCCGACGTTCGAGCAGATTATTTCCATGTTTAAGCTCCTCAGAAGTCAGGAGCCGGTTCCCTGTCCGGCGGTTCAGCTTGCAGGCGGCGAGCCGACCATGCGCGATGACCTGGCTGATATCATCAGAAAAGCCAAGGAACTCGGGTTTGCGCAGATTCAGATGGCATCCAATGGTGTCAAGCTTGCCCAGAACCCGAAGCTTGCCGAAGAGCTTCGCGACGCAGGACTGTCCACGGTATATCTCCACTTCGACGGCGTCACCAAGGAGACCAATCCGCTTCTGGAGAAGACCAGTCTTCCGGCAATTGAAAACTGCCGCAAAGCAGATCTCGGCATTGTGCTTGTTCCAACCGTTATCAACGGCAAGAACGATCATGAGGTCGGCGAGATCATCAAGTTCGCTTCCAAAAATATCGATGTTATTCGCGGCATTAACTTCCAGCCGGTTGCATTCACCGGAGCTGCGAAGAACGATGATGTTGAGCGCGAGCGCGTTACCGTTCCTGACCTGGCAAAACGCATTGAGAGCCAGACCAAAGGAGCAATCAAGCAGGCAGACTTCTATCCGGTTCCGTCCATGATGGCGGTCTGTGATCTGATCGAGTCCTATACGAACCAGCCGCAGATCATGTTCTGCGCCCACCCGCACTGCGGTGCGGCAACCTACGGGTTTGTGAATGAGAACGACGAGCTTGTTCCGATCAACCGGTTCATCGATGTGGATCGGTTCCTCACCGAGGTCGGCTCGATGGCTGAGAAGTTCAAGACCACCGGAAAAACCGGCAAGTATCTTGCGATGGCTTCTGGCCTCAACAATATGCGCAAAATGGTGGAGAAGGAAGAGGTTGACGGCGTTAAAATCGATATGAACAAGATGATTTATGATGCTTTAATCAAGCACGATTACGACTCGATCGGTGAGTTCCACAAGAATGCGCTCTTCATTGGAACTATGCACTTTATGGACTGCTTCAACTACGACACCGACCGTGTGGAGCGGTGCTGCATCCACTATGCAACGCCTGAAGGCAGACTGATTCCGTTCTGTACCTACAACAGCGGTCCGGTCTACCGCGAGCAGGTCTGGAAGAAGTACTCCCAACCGATGCCGGAAAAGAAGGCATAA